The Trichomycterus rosablanca isolate fTriRos1 chromosome 15, fTriRos1.hap1, whole genome shotgun sequence genome contains a region encoding:
- the LOC134328978 gene encoding histone H2A-like encodes MSGRGKTGGKARAKAKTRSSRAGLQFPVGRVHRLLRKGNYAERVGAGAPVYLAAVLEYLTAEILELAGNAARDNKKSRIIPRHLQLAVRNDEELNRLLGGVTIAQGGVLPNIQAVLLPKKTEKAAKAK; translated from the coding sequence ATGAGTGGACGCGGAAAGACCGGAGGTAAGGCTAGGGCTAAGGCTAAGACTCGCTCATCCCGTGCCGGTCTTCAGTTCCCCGTGGGCCGTGTTCACAGACTGCTACGTAAGGGTAATTACGCCGAGcgtgtgggagctggtgctcctgtgtacttggctgccgtgctggagtatctgaccgctgagatcctcgagttggctggtaacgccgccagagataacaagaagtctcgtatcatccctcgtcatctgcagttggccgtgcgtaacgacgaggagttgaacagactgcttggaggtgtaaccatcgctcagggcggtgtgctgcctaacatccaggctgttctgtTACCCAAGAAGACCGAGAAAGCAGCCAAGGCCAAGTAA